The proteins below are encoded in one region of Candidatus Thiodiazotropha sp. LNASS1:
- a CDS encoding metallophosphoesterase produces MNQTGTKSKKGLLQLIKNAFAGLSQCEEIDLKESYHLHGTKVKVPIHCYPLQINLPPDGKALHLYPESLTNAIDNSCNSNSFIVFDPETYYKQICGFFRVGDGEKLVIGSQDKERQRTFLNMQPKFSDYVFSITNEDGNLIFRDYSPKAGSCMSPLLKDKKMMRVATWRRKKLKRIAKLFNGEIAALEKDRALNLIQDVNRIMENEAFREKDRDGNPGGIVRLPDDMAPFIIGDLHGRVDNLLVILSQNGFLEAMELGKACLVILGDAVHSEEEGRFHEMDSSILIMDIIFRLKQQFPQQVFYLRGNHDGFSDEIAKGGVAQGLLWKKALNKIRGKEYRKEMERFYDLLPYVAYSEQMVCCHAAPPTSKTKPELLVNIKSNPGLIKELCQNRLQKPNRPGGYTKGDIKRFRKLFNLSADVPVIVGHTPITLDNTLWSNVGDIENHYVVYGGYDQWIGVMTRLGDKMYPLTYPVEPLLDYINSLAE; encoded by the coding sequence ATGAACCAAACCGGAACGAAAAGTAAAAAGGGTCTTCTTCAGCTGATTAAGAATGCCTTTGCCGGTCTGTCACAGTGCGAGGAGATCGACCTCAAGGAGTCGTACCATCTGCATGGCACCAAAGTGAAGGTGCCAATTCACTGTTATCCGCTGCAGATCAATCTCCCCCCCGATGGCAAGGCGCTCCACCTCTATCCGGAAAGCCTGACCAATGCCATAGATAACAGCTGTAATTCAAACAGCTTTATTGTTTTCGATCCCGAGACCTACTATAAGCAGATCTGTGGTTTTTTCCGCGTGGGAGACGGAGAGAAACTGGTTATCGGCAGCCAGGATAAAGAGCGTCAACGGACCTTTCTCAACATGCAACCCAAATTCTCGGATTATGTCTTTTCCATCACAAACGAGGATGGCAACCTGATATTCCGAGACTACTCCCCGAAAGCTGGCAGTTGCATGTCGCCATTGCTAAAAGACAAAAAGATGATGCGGGTTGCCACTTGGCGGCGTAAAAAGCTTAAGCGTATAGCTAAATTGTTTAATGGCGAGATTGCTGCATTAGAGAAGGATAGGGCTCTAAACCTCATCCAGGACGTCAACCGGATCATGGAGAATGAGGCATTCCGCGAAAAGGACAGGGACGGCAACCCCGGGGGGATCGTCCGACTGCCCGATGATATGGCACCGTTCATCATTGGGGACCTGCACGGAAGGGTCGACAACCTGTTGGTCATTCTGAGTCAGAATGGATTTCTCGAAGCCATGGAGCTAGGCAAGGCCTGCCTGGTGATCCTGGGCGATGCGGTACACAGTGAAGAGGAGGGCCGCTTCCATGAGATGGACAGTTCCATACTGATCATGGATATTATCTTTAGACTTAAACAGCAATTCCCCCAGCAGGTTTTCTATCTGCGCGGCAACCATGACGGTTTTTCCGATGAGATTGCAAAAGGCGGAGTGGCGCAAGGCCTGCTGTGGAAAAAGGCATTAAATAAAATCCGGGGTAAAGAGTACCGCAAAGAGATGGAACGCTTCTACGACTTGCTTCCATACGTCGCCTATTCTGAGCAAATGGTCTGCTGTCATGCTGCCCCCCCCACCTCGAAGACAAAACCGGAATTATTGGTCAATATCAAAAGCAATCCGGGGCTGATCAAGGAGCTATGCCAAAATAGACTGCAAAAGCCCAACCGTCCCGGTGGTTATACGAAGGGTGACATTAAGCGCTTCCGCAAACTATTCAACCTTTCTGCCGATGTACCGGTTATCGTCGGGCATACCCCTATCACCCTGGACAACACGCTATGGAGCAATGTCGGCGATATCGAAAATCACTATGTCGTGTACGGCGGCTATGACCAGTGGATAGGCGTCATGACCCGCCTGGGCGATAAAATGTATCCGCTCACCTATCCGGTAGAACCGCTACTCGACTATATCAATTCACTCGCAGAGTGA
- a CDS encoding Na/Pi cotransporter family protein: MIIDKFIQNTEFNLKQSIILLAGVLGLLLALPVFADGSADAGIEWGVMGMKLFGGLALFLFGMEQMADALKAVAGARMKGILAKLTTNRFMGAITGAFVTAVIQSSSVTTVLVVGFITAGLMSLSQSIGVIMGANIGTTITAQIVAFKVTKAALLMIGVGFSMLFASKQERIKHYGAMLMGLGLVFFGMSVMSDGMKPLRSYQPFLDLMISMENPLIGILVAAGFTGLIQSSSATTGIVIVMASQGFITLPAGIALAFGANIGTCVTAMLAAIGKPREAVRAAIVHVIFNVAGVVLWIMFIPQLAEVVTMISPSHPELSGIERLGAETPRQIANAHTIFNIANTIIFIWFTAQLARFVEWLIPDRLLEEEGLAVSAKYLDDELLSTPSLALDRVRLEVLHMGERVMEMLDRIMPAILNGDHKSLDDVATLDDEVDILYEQIIDYLGKISKQSMTDQQTEEFLALMEAVGDLENIGDTIETNMVALGHERIEHGFSISEPTKEVLSGFHKVVKKAVDGAVQSVSQLNAEVAQSVIAMKNEINRMVESASIHQAARLVAEEPNRIAAYTTEVDIIEKQKRIYYFAKRMAKSVIPPEEIKEE, encoded by the coding sequence ATGATTATCGATAAGTTCATCCAGAATACTGAATTTAATCTTAAACAGTCGATCATCTTACTTGCAGGCGTGCTGGGCCTGCTTTTGGCACTGCCTGTATTTGCGGATGGCAGTGCAGATGCGGGTATCGAATGGGGTGTGATGGGGATGAAGCTGTTTGGCGGCCTTGCCCTGTTTCTGTTCGGTATGGAACAGATGGCGGATGCGCTGAAGGCTGTGGCCGGTGCCCGTATGAAGGGTATTCTTGCCAAACTGACTACAAATCGCTTTATGGGCGCGATCACAGGGGCCTTCGTAACCGCAGTTATTCAATCCTCATCCGTAACGACGGTCTTAGTGGTCGGGTTTATAACCGCCGGTTTGATGTCGCTGTCGCAATCGATCGGCGTCATCATGGGGGCGAATATCGGTACTACGATCACTGCTCAGATCGTGGCATTCAAAGTCACAAAAGCAGCGCTATTGATGATTGGTGTCGGCTTTAGCATGTTGTTTGCATCCAAGCAGGAGCGCATCAAGCACTACGGTGCCATGCTGATGGGATTGGGCTTGGTGTTCTTCGGCATGAGCGTCATGAGTGACGGCATGAAACCGCTGCGCAGCTATCAGCCATTTCTTGACTTGATGATCAGCATGGAAAACCCACTGATCGGTATCCTTGTTGCCGCCGGTTTCACAGGTCTGATCCAATCTTCCTCGGCCACCACCGGTATCGTGATTGTGATGGCAAGCCAGGGATTCATTACCCTGCCTGCAGGGATTGCATTGGCTTTCGGTGCCAATATAGGTACTTGTGTGACGGCCATGCTTGCAGCGATCGGCAAGCCGAGGGAGGCGGTGCGTGCCGCAATTGTGCATGTCATATTCAATGTGGCTGGGGTGGTGCTATGGATTATGTTCATTCCCCAACTGGCCGAAGTCGTGACCATGATTTCCCCGAGTCACCCGGAACTCTCGGGTATAGAGCGTCTGGGTGCCGAAACGCCACGCCAGATCGCCAATGCTCATACGATTTTCAATATCGCGAACACAATCATCTTTATATGGTTCACTGCCCAGTTGGCTCGCTTTGTGGAGTGGTTGATTCCCGATCGGCTGTTGGAGGAAGAGGGATTGGCCGTCAGTGCCAAGTATCTGGACGATGAACTGCTCTCCACCCCTTCATTGGCATTGGATCGTGTGCGACTTGAAGTACTGCACATGGGTGAGCGGGTTATGGAAATGTTGGACAGGATAATGCCCGCCATTCTAAATGGCGATCATAAATCGTTGGATGACGTGGCAACGCTTGACGATGAAGTGGATATTCTCTATGAGCAGATCATCGACTATCTCGGCAAGATCAGTAAACAGTCGATGACGGACCAACAGACCGAGGAGTTCCTTGCATTGATGGAGGCGGTCGGCGACCTGGAGAATATCGGTGACACCATAGAGACCAATATGGTTGCTTTGGGCCATGAACGCATTGAACACGGTTTTTCCATCAGTGAGCCTACCAAGGAAGTATTGTCAGGTTTTCACAAGGTTGTGAAAAAAGCGGTCGATGGTGCCGTTCAGTCCGTATCCCAGTTGAATGCCGAAGTTGCGCAAAGCGTGATCGCAATGAAGAATGAGATCAATAGGATGGTGGAGTCCGCTTCAATACACCAAGCCGCAAGGTTGGTTGCGGAAGAGCCCAATCGAATCGCAGCCTATACCACAGAGGTGGATATTATCGAAAAGCAAAAACGAATCTACTACTTTGCCAAGCGTATGGCGAAATCCGTGATTCCGCCGGAAGAGATCAAGGAGGAATAA
- a CDS encoding universal stress protein translates to MADKAAKQPILVPVDFSEASEAALLKAFELAECLKVRVVVLHVVHDPGDMPGYYSAMVKKKKFGRMQDAARVMLEDFILEFRKKYNTKQRLKRAERMLVIGLPVTRILQVAKKIDASFVVMGSKGETGIKHLMLGSVAERVVQLCPLPVMVVKVAPQEEAS, encoded by the coding sequence ATGGCCGATAAAGCAGCCAAACAACCTATCCTGGTACCTGTCGACTTTTCTGAAGCATCGGAGGCGGCACTACTTAAGGCATTTGAATTGGCGGAGTGCCTCAAGGTAAGGGTAGTGGTTTTACATGTCGTTCACGATCCCGGGGATATGCCGGGATACTATTCGGCGATGGTAAAAAAGAAGAAATTCGGCAGAATGCAAGATGCGGCACGTGTCATGCTGGAGGACTTCATCCTGGAATTTCGTAAAAAATACAACACCAAACAGCGCCTCAAGAGGGCTGAGCGGATGTTGGTAATCGGTTTGCCAGTAACGCGGATTCTGCAAGTCGCGAAAAAAATCGATGCCTCATTCGTGGTGATGGGCAGTAAAGGTGAGACAGGGATTAAGCATCTCATGTTGGGCTCAGTGGCCGAACGCGTGGTTCAACTCTGTCCGCTGCCAGTCATGGTGGTGAAGGTAGCACCCCAAGAAGAGGCGTCCTGA
- a CDS encoding hemolysin family protein → MNWSVELLMILFFLLLKGFFSGSEIAMVNSDKLKLRHQGKLGNRGANLVLRLFKTPDVILGTTLVGTNIATVTISTLGALVCIDLFGNTGDLISVIILTPILLIFGEVVPKSVFQQEADSLVSRLVYILRFFSYVFYPVIFIFSRVARLATRIVGGGTVPQNMFITREELRVLLDVSDSTSDMQTIDRKRIRRIIRFADTTVGEAMIPLPDVVGFNEVRNMKEAVRLVMKHGYNRLPVYRGNITNVKGILTLDTWALMLPDLEEKPITDYISPVLYLSPRQTIDRALPMLQARKDHMAVVVDEFGSAIGILTMEDVFEEVVGEIDVGYDFDEYHPKRRNYIEYESENSHLVSGRTPISEINDILHVDFPVEEALTVGGLIVSRLRHIPSEGDAIEEKGHRLTVVESDERSVLKVRIERQLG, encoded by the coding sequence ATGAACTGGAGCGTTGAATTGCTGATGATCCTTTTCTTTCTTTTGTTGAAGGGATTTTTCTCCGGATCGGAGATCGCGATGGTGAACTCTGACAAGCTGAAACTGCGGCATCAGGGGAAACTGGGCAATCGTGGTGCAAATTTGGTTCTCAGGCTGTTCAAAACACCTGATGTGATCCTGGGTACGACCCTGGTCGGCACCAATATCGCTACAGTCACTATCTCAACCCTGGGTGCGCTTGTCTGTATCGATCTGTTTGGCAATACCGGCGACCTGATCTCAGTGATCATATTGACACCCATCCTGTTGATCTTTGGCGAAGTGGTGCCGAAAAGTGTATTTCAGCAGGAAGCTGACAGCCTGGTCAGCCGATTGGTCTATATCCTGCGCTTCTTCTCCTATGTCTTCTATCCGGTGATCTTTATCTTCAGTCGCGTGGCCAGGCTGGCGACCCGGATTGTCGGTGGTGGTACAGTGCCGCAGAACATGTTCATTACCCGCGAGGAGTTGCGGGTGCTGTTGGATGTGTCCGATTCGACCTCTGACATGCAAACCATCGATCGCAAGCGGATCCGAAGAATCATTCGTTTTGCCGATACCACGGTTGGTGAAGCGATGATCCCATTGCCGGATGTAGTGGGTTTTAATGAAGTGCGTAACATGAAGGAGGCAGTGCGGTTGGTCATGAAGCATGGTTACAATCGCCTGCCCGTCTATCGCGGTAATATCACCAATGTCAAAGGAATTCTCACCCTTGATACCTGGGCTCTGATGTTGCCGGACCTGGAGGAGAAACCGATAACCGATTACATTAGCCCGGTGCTCTATCTGTCTCCAAGGCAGACCATCGATCGTGCGCTGCCGATGCTGCAGGCAAGGAAGGATCATATGGCTGTGGTGGTGGATGAATTCGGCTCTGCGATCGGTATCCTGACCATGGAAGACGTTTTTGAAGAGGTGGTGGGTGAAATCGATGTGGGGTACGACTTTGATGAATACCACCCGAAACGTCGTAACTACATAGAATATGAGAGTGAAAACAGCCACCTTGTGAGCGGCAGAACGCCGATATCGGAGATCAATGATATTTTACATGTGGATTTCCCGGTGGAGGAGGCACTGACGGTGGGCGGCTTGATCGTCAGCCGCCTGCGTCATATTCCGTCAGAGGGCGATGCGATCGAAGAGAAAGGTCACCGCCTGACTGTGGTCGAATCTGATGAACGTTCTGTGCTAAAAGTGAGAATCGAAAGACAACTAGGGTGA
- a CDS encoding hemolysin family protein, whose translation MLLIGEVTPKTIAVSFPVKFATRLTARILPRWIVFITPLREAVRSVSDRITTMIVGEAISRENILHADELRTLLEEGEESGVIEATERVLIDNVLEASETDISRIMTPGPRILFLDANLPVSELIEAFRSYQHPRIPVYKGHWDNVIGFLHSEDILRLVRGGGDLEQVTLDMILKPAHFVPPTKKVDEMFDYFQANNTRISIVLGEYGEVLGVVTMKDVLTFIFGEITGKMAGSEYYQEEDENSYTVPGDMRLTDFYNLTNFDIEDPVMATIGGVVFRLFDRLPNEGDNLRNEGYEFIVKEVKGLRISKVQVRKIVATDEEPPVVEDEGSEATIAGKEKVEEGIEKPAMIDQEEKAKTQSKEVENELER comes from the coding sequence TTGTTGTTGATCGGTGAGGTAACCCCAAAGACCATTGCGGTCAGTTTTCCCGTTAAGTTCGCAACCCGGTTGACAGCAAGAATACTGCCGCGATGGATTGTTTTTATCACGCCCCTGAGAGAAGCGGTCAGATCGGTATCCGACCGCATCACCACCATGATCGTGGGTGAGGCGATAAGTCGGGAGAACATTCTGCATGCCGACGAACTGCGCACCTTATTGGAAGAGGGTGAAGAGAGTGGCGTGATCGAAGCCACTGAACGTGTGTTGATCGATAATGTACTGGAGGCCTCAGAGACGGATATTTCACGGATAATGACGCCCGGTCCGCGCATACTTTTCCTGGATGCGAACCTGCCTGTATCTGAACTGATCGAGGCGTTTCGCAGTTATCAGCATCCAAGGATTCCGGTTTATAAGGGGCACTGGGACAACGTTATCGGTTTTCTCCACTCGGAGGATATCCTGCGACTTGTCAGAGGTGGGGGTGATCTGGAGCAGGTTACCCTGGATATGATCCTCAAACCGGCGCATTTCGTTCCGCCCACCAAGAAGGTGGATGAGATGTTCGACTATTTTCAGGCCAATAATACCCGAATATCCATCGTACTCGGCGAATACGGTGAGGTACTTGGCGTCGTTACCATGAAGGATGTGTTGACCTTCATCTTCGGTGAGATTACCGGAAAGATGGCCGGTTCGGAGTATTACCAGGAAGAGGATGAGAACAGTTACACCGTTCCTGGTGATATGCGCCTTACCGACTTTTACAATCTCACCAATTTCGATATTGAAGATCCCGTGATGGCAACCATAGGAGGCGTGGTTTTCCGCCTCTTCGACCGTCTGCCAAATGAGGGGGATAACCTGCGCAATGAAGGCTATGAGTTTATCGTCAAGGAGGTGAAAGGCCTGCGGATCAGCAAGGTACAGGTGCGTAAAATCGTGGCCACAGATGAGGAGCCTCCTGTTGTCGAAGATGAAGGGTCAGAGGCGACAATAGCGGGTAAGGAGAAGGTCGAGGAGGGGATTGAGAAGCCAGCCATGATTGATCAGGAGGAGAAGGCAAAGACGCAATCAAAGGAGGTTGAAAATGAACTGGAGCGTTGA
- a CDS encoding DUF21 domain-containing protein, producing MAARSRFGIVNGRVENTHRFSWTRRFFSLSRIDLQKLRNSRDKHSESIHAMLDEPRRLIISILCGNELVNIASAANMAAILLMLYGDANVTWFNILIMVPLFVVDR from the coding sequence GTGGCCGCTAGAAGCCGATTCGGAATAGTTAATGGAAGAGTTGAGAACACTCATCGATTCTCTTGGACTCGCAGATTCTTCTCTCTCAGTCGGATAGATCTGCAAAAACTCAGAAACAGCCGTGACAAGCATTCGGAAAGCATCCATGCCATGCTGGATGAGCCGCGACGCCTGATTATTTCGATACTATGCGGCAACGAACTGGTGAATATCGCCTCGGCCGCCAATATGGCGGCGATCCTGCTGATGCTCTACGGTGATGCCAACGTCACCTGGTTTAACATCCTCATCATGGTGCCGTTGTTTGTTGTTGATCGGTGA
- a CDS encoding Na/Pi cotransporter family protein, producing MIRKIFLPSILIILTYGFWISPDFKEIAAGVAIFLFGMLSLEEGFKAFTGGTLERILRNSTNRYWKSLSFGIVSTTIMQSSSLVSVITISFLSAGLITLAAGIGIIFGANIGTTTGAWLIAGLGLKVKISAYAMPMLAFGIIMVFQKSNTYKGLGYILAGLGFLFLGIHHMKEGFEAFKSTIDLTEFAVAGYPGLFLFAGIGIFATVVMQSSHATLVLILTGLAAGQITYENALALAIGANVGTCITAILGSLSANVEGKRLAAAHLVFNVITGVIAIVFIQQFLWGVESISTLVGIADDDYTLKLAVFHTLFNITGVLVMTPTINILVTKLESMLQAKEVSVVEPKYLYDATMGFPDTVMESVRKETLHLYDNALEIIAHGVSLHRRDVFSSADLPEIVEKPHKVIDIDIDEVYGRNVKVLYGAIVSYISEAQTHITSEYSEDLYSLRLAGRHIVEALKDVKHLRKNLATYMVSDNEHIRAEYNKFRLQIGNILRELGDLRVQSEDPDNITILNLDGLKAEIEEIDVVANGSLDHLIRENLITEKMATSIMNDSAYTFDISKNLIDMAEILFAARALDLREAEQDIALNEDELEQIIEEVEAEEKAQDR from the coding sequence ATGATACGAAAAATATTTCTTCCCAGCATTCTGATCATACTTACCTATGGCTTCTGGATCAGTCCTGATTTCAAGGAGATAGCAGCAGGTGTCGCCATCTTTCTATTCGGCATGTTATCTCTCGAGGAAGGCTTCAAGGCATTTACCGGCGGAACGCTGGAGCGGATCCTGCGCAATAGTACCAACCGTTACTGGAAAAGCCTCAGCTTCGGTATCGTCAGCACCACGATCATGCAGTCCAGCTCTCTGGTGTCGGTCATCACCATCTCTTTCCTCAGTGCCGGTCTGATCACCCTGGCTGCCGGTATCGGCATCATCTTCGGCGCCAATATCGGTACGACAACAGGGGCCTGGTTGATTGCCGGCCTCGGTTTGAAGGTGAAAATCTCAGCCTACGCCATGCCCATGCTGGCATTCGGCATCATCATGGTTTTCCAAAAATCCAATACATACAAAGGTTTAGGCTACATACTAGCCGGTCTCGGCTTCCTGTTTCTCGGCATACACCACATGAAGGAGGGCTTCGAGGCCTTCAAATCCACCATCGACCTCACCGAATTTGCCGTTGCCGGATACCCCGGTCTGTTTCTGTTTGCCGGCATCGGCATCTTCGCCACCGTCGTCATGCAATCGAGCCATGCCACCCTGGTATTGATTCTGACCGGCCTCGCAGCCGGGCAGATCACCTATGAAAACGCCCTTGCATTGGCGATAGGCGCCAACGTGGGTACCTGTATTACCGCAATCCTCGGCTCGCTCAGCGCCAATGTGGAGGGAAAACGCCTGGCGGCTGCACACCTTGTCTTCAATGTCATAACCGGTGTCATCGCCATCGTCTTTATCCAACAGTTTCTGTGGGGAGTGGAGAGCATCAGCACCCTGGTGGGTATCGCGGACGACGACTACACCCTGAAACTGGCGGTATTCCATACCCTGTTCAACATCACCGGTGTATTGGTCATGACACCCACGATAAACATCCTGGTCACTAAATTGGAAAGCATGCTGCAGGCAAAGGAGGTTTCGGTGGTGGAACCCAAATACCTCTACGATGCCACCATGGGATTTCCCGATACCGTGATGGAATCGGTACGTAAAGAAACCCTGCATCTCTACGATAATGCCCTGGAGATCATTGCCCATGGCGTCAGTCTCCACAGGCGTGATGTTTTCTCCTCGGCCGATCTGCCTGAAATCGTTGAAAAACCTCATAAAGTTATCGATATCGATATCGACGAGGTGTATGGCCGCAACGTCAAGGTGCTGTACGGCGCCATCGTCAGCTATATCTCGGAAGCCCAGACCCACATCACGTCGGAGTACTCTGAAGACCTCTACTCACTGAGACTGGCAGGCCGACACATCGTGGAGGCCTTGAAGGACGTGAAACACTTGCGCAAGAACCTGGCAACCTATATGGTTTCAGACAATGAGCATATTCGTGCAGAATATAATAAATTCAGGTTGCAAATTGGTAACATTTTGCGTGAGCTTGGGGATTTAAGGGTACAGTCCGAGGATCCGGATAACATCACAATCCTCAATCTGGACGGTCTGAAAGCGGAGATTGAAGAGATCGATGTGGTTGCCAACGGTTCGCTGGATCATCTGATTCGTGAGAACCTGATAACCGAGAAGATGGCCACATCGATTATGAATGACAGCGCCTACACCTTCGACATCTCCAAAAATCTGATCGACATGGCGGAGATATTGTTCGCCGCACGCGCACTTGATCTCAGAGAGGCGGAACAGGATATCGCACTCAACGAAGATGAGCTGGAACAGATCATCGAAGAGGTCGAGGCCGAAGAAAAAGCACAAGACAGATAG
- a CDS encoding helix-turn-helix transcriptional regulator, which produces MDRFDRIFELNRILQTARYPVSRHRLEQELECSRATVKRLIEEMRLYLNAPIVYDRRLNGYRYDPNEGEMYELPGLWFNASELHALLTVQQLLEGVQPGLLESHLQPLRRKIDTLLERQQGQGGESLSNRIRLIRAAARPSSPFFTLIAGSLAARRRIYLVYYNRSGDTVSEREVSPQRLTHYRDNWYLDTWCHLREGIRTFAMDSIRQARQLDYVAKEVEEEQLEHHFADTYGIFSGQANNLAVVRFTPHAAKWVASEEWHPKQQYRWLEDGRYELTLPYGNPEELLMDLLKYGPDVEIVSPPDLRQAIRQRLLDAVDNYKK; this is translated from the coding sequence ATGGATCGGTTCGACCGGATTTTCGAGCTCAACCGTATTCTGCAGACAGCCCGCTATCCGGTTTCGAGACATCGATTGGAACAGGAGCTGGAGTGTTCCCGGGCCACGGTGAAGCGCCTCATCGAAGAGATGCGCCTCTACCTCAATGCGCCGATCGTCTATGATCGAAGACTCAACGGCTATCGATACGATCCGAATGAAGGGGAGATGTATGAGCTGCCGGGACTCTGGTTCAATGCCTCAGAACTGCATGCATTACTCACCGTTCAGCAGTTACTTGAAGGCGTGCAGCCTGGTCTCCTGGAGAGCCACCTGCAACCGTTGCGGCGAAAGATCGACACATTGCTGGAGCGGCAGCAGGGGCAGGGTGGTGAGTCGCTCTCAAACAGGATTCGACTGATACGGGCCGCCGCCCGGCCCTCCAGTCCGTTCTTCACCCTCATTGCAGGAAGTCTGGCAGCCAGGCGCCGGATCTATCTTGTCTATTACAACCGATCAGGTGATACGGTCAGCGAGCGCGAGGTGTCACCACAACGCCTCACCCACTATCGCGACAACTGGTATCTGGATACTTGGTGTCATTTGCGTGAGGGAATACGTACCTTTGCCATGGATTCGATTCGGCAAGCAAGGCAGCTGGATTATGTTGCGAAAGAGGTGGAGGAAGAACAGCTGGAACACCACTTTGCCGATACCTACGGCATATTCTCGGGGCAAGCCAATAATCTGGCGGTCGTGCGCTTCACTCCCCATGCAGCCAAGTGGGTGGCTTCTGAAGAGTGGCACCCCAAACAACAGTATCGCTGGCTGGAAGATGGGCGATACGAGTTGACATTACCCTATGGCAACCCTGAGGAACTACTGATGGATCTATTGAAATATGGTCCTGATGTGGAAATTGTTTCACCGCCTGATCTGCGTCAAGCAATTCGGCAGCGCCTGCTTGACGCAGTGGATAACTATAAAAAGTGA
- the rsfS gene encoding ribosome silencing factor has product MQIEELRDVVLQALDDMKAKDVVVLDVRGKTSITDIMVVASGTSDRHVKSIAQTVAFKAKQAGEAPLGTEGMEDGEWALVDLNGVVVHVMQPKVRDFYHLERLWSLDEPDNPAQKLKSI; this is encoded by the coding sequence ATGCAAATAGAAGAACTCAGAGACGTCGTTCTGCAGGCGCTGGACGACATGAAAGCTAAGGATGTGGTGGTACTGGATGTACGAGGAAAGACCAGCATAACAGATATCATGGTTGTCGCCAGCGGCACCTCTGACAGGCATGTGAAATCGATTGCACAGACAGTGGCCTTCAAAGCGAAACAAGCCGGTGAAGCCCCGCTCGGTACCGAGGGGATGGAAGATGGTGAATGGGCCCTGGTGGACCTTAACGGTGTCGTGGTACATGTGATGCAGCCAAAGGTGCGGGATTTCTACCATCTGGAAAGACTCTGGTCCCTGGATGAGCCGGACAACCCTGCGCAGAAACTTAAATCTATTTGA